In Leishmania mexicana MHOM/GT/2001/U1103 complete genome, chromosome 20, one genomic interval encodes:
- a CDS encoding putative zeta tubulin → MAIVVVLIGQCGNQLGDELFTQLALCTSSGASSAAAEPPARAAHPSPFFARDGKARCILVDTEPKVVLGVQQRHPDFIRAENVIHGQSGRGNNWGLGYYGVKTEQSKRTERNAAVQRAFRNIARDQREEDDNVLGKALQAIHRETRRTRDAEDGSDSFESILVLHSLVGGTGSGLASKLTARLRLYFTEPPPGQQVDEVYESKMMHYDGFDSCVQGTQRRARHLVNIAVAPQALGEVATQGLNAALTLQHLQRHADAILLLRNDDAMAPGEPSGSSACSGASLLTRCVTFKEANEILVALLLPVLAYGRKPGCITNLLIQCVPPTYNQTTGGNKILTLLAAPQRSYATMRQCVHRAMFFIIKGGRTFMPGYVPTVPIDEMLSRTALRIQGRGSDNARRGSDRNNTRSVRGNGDDGDAQHRLLDHNTTNLGSRHLRSDNGGKASAGTAAPATPSLASWRRQRSALLSAPSPPSPPSARMRGGEACFRGCKDDDSGRATWNREDLEELNQRVYLECATTISPALYLHYLHLRRAPVTKMFEAVDGVLVLNQALELNRRVLLPLLRSAALKVSCGAFMSAYEDVGVKSEHVQRAYREVAEVLAAAEEL, encoded by the coding sequence ATGGCGATCGTCGTGGTACTGATTGGGCAGTGCGGCAACCAGCTCGGTGACGAGCTCTTCAcgcagctggcgctgtgcacctcctccggcgcatcatccgcagcagccgaaccgccggcgcgtgctgcgcacccttctcccttctttGCGCGCGATGGCAAGGCGCGCTGCATCCTCGTTGACACGGAGCCGAAGGTCGTGCTtggggtgcagcagcggcaccctgACTTTATTCGTGCGGAGAACGTGATTCATGGCCAGTCCGGCCGCGGCAACAACTGGGGTCTCGGCTACTACGGTGTCAAGACGGAGCAGAGCAAGCGCACGGAGCGCAACGCAGCCGTGCAGCGGGCTTTCCGAAATATCGCACGGGATCAGCGCGAAGAGGACGACAATGTGCTGGGAAAGGCATTGCAGGCAATTCACCGCGAGacgcgccgcacacgcgacGCAGAGGATGGCAGCGACAGCTTCGAGTCCATTCTCGTTCTTCACAGCCTCGTTGGCGGGACGGGGAGCGGACTCGCGTCGAAGCTGacagcgcggctgcggctctaCTTCAcagagccgccgccgggCCAGCAGGTGGATGAGGTGTACGAGTCCAAGATGATGCACTACGACGGCTTCGACAGCTGCGTGCAGGGAACGCAGCGGCGAGCGCGACACCTAGTAAacatcgccgtcgcccccCAGGCGCTAGGTGAGGTGGCGACGCAGGGGCTGAACGCCGCCttgacgctgcagcacctgcagcggcacgcggATGCGATCCTGCTCCTGCGCAACGACGACGCGATGGCACCCGGGGAACCGAGCGGGagcagcgcgtgctccgGTGCGTCACTGCTAACACGGTGCGTCACCTTTAAGGAGGCGAACGAGATCCtcgtcgcgctgctgctaccgGTGCTGGCCTACGGCCGGAAACCCGGTTGTATCACAAATCTTCTGATCCAGTGCGTCCCTCCGACGTACAACCAAACCACAGGCGGCAACAAGATACTCACGCTCCTTGCCGCGCCACAGCGCAGCTACGCCACCATGCGGCAGTGCGTTCATCGAGCGATGTTTTTCATCATCAAAGGCGGAAGGACCTTTATGCCCGGTTATGTGCCGACGGTCCCCATTGACGAGATGCTGAGTCGCACAGCTCTCCGCATTCAGGGGCGCGGCAGCGATAACGCTCGGCGTGGTAGCGACAGAAATAACACGAGAAGCGTGCGCGGGAACGGGGATGACGGGGAcgcgcagcatcgcctcctcgaTCACAACACGACGAATCTCGGCAGCCGTCACCTGAGGTCTGACAACGGCGGTAAAGCCAGCGCAGGTACCGCCGCCCCAGCAACGCCCAGCCTTGCGTCATGGCGGCGTCAGCGATCCGCGCTACTCTCagcgccctctcctccatcgccaccgAGCGCGCGAATGCGGGGCGGCGAAGCGTGCTTTCGGGGTTGCAAGGATGACGACAGCGGGCGTGCCACCTGGAATCGCGAAGACCTTGAAGAGCTCAACCAGCGCGTGTACCTCGAGTGTGCCACGACGATTTCACCAGCGCTGTACCTGCACTACCTACACCTGCGTCGTGCACCGGTAACGAAGATGTTCGAGGCGGTCGATGGAGTACTTGTGCTGAACCAGGCCCTGGAGCTGAACAGGCGCGTGCTGCTCCCACTTCTCCGCTCGGCTGCACTGAAGGTGTCGTGTGGAGCCTTCATGTCTGCCTACGAAGACGTTGGCGTGAAGTCAGAACATGTGCAGCGGGCGTACCGCGAAGTCGCCGAGGtgctggcagcagcggaggagctCTAA
- a CDS encoding putative cytidine triphosphate synthase, which produces MEERKTASGSAYYLPSPMLLSQNQGEERVKFVVVSGGVCSSLGKGVTTSAIGALLHASGYRVCSIKIDPYINIDAGLMSPYEHGEVYVLEDGGEADLDLGNYERWMSVHLTRDHNITTGKVYQKLLTKERAGGFLGKTVQLVPHFTNEVVNHIFKICQTPMGSSNKRPEICMIELGGTVGDMESQPFVEALRRLRYSILPEDFCLLHTTYLPVFGGTQKTKPTQHSCRALLSLGLQPDFLVCRSEQPLAADVKAKLSDQCGVQSKDIIGAPDVNCLYQIPVKFVDQGLIDRLLHKLRLRPNMPPPDAPTYQTFKKFSDILQNPNNQKVRIAFVGKYVTGGSDAYFSVLQCFEHCQLALGINVEVFYLESEQLEGENAEEAKAALLECDGIFVPGGFGVRGIDGKVNAVRLAREHNIPYFGVCLGMQVALIEFARSQLGWEDANSEEFDPSSTRQVVRIMDADRERMGANMHLGAREVHIVEPHSRMSTIYSGAKVVLERHRHRYEVHGKYLNDLRKQGLVISAVSDPDAGANLRVEAIENPSLKFFFAVQFHPEFVSTPLDPSPPYLAFFAAAAGKEVNWPAECAARRLPASAQSS; this is translated from the coding sequence ATGGAGGAGCGCAAGACCGCGTCGGGGAGCGCGTACTACCTCCCTTCACCGATGCTGCTGTCGCAGAACCAGGGTGAGGAACGGGTGAAGTTTGTTGTGGTGAGCGGTGGCGTGTGCAGCTCTCTCGGCAAAGGTGTCACGACCAGTGCCATCGGTGCCCTGCTGCACGCTTCCGGCTACCGTGTGTGCAGCATCAAGATCGACCCTTACATCAACATTGACGCAGGTCTCATGAGCCCGTATGAGCATGGTGAGGTCTACGTGCTGGAGGACGGCGGTGAGGCGGACCTCGACCTCGGCAACTACGAGCGCTGGATGTCGGTGCACCTGACCCGCGACCACAACATCACAACTGGCAAGGTGTACCAGAAGTTGCTAACGAAGGAGCGCGCCGGGGGGTTTTTGGGCAAGACGGTGCAGCTCGTCCCGCACTTCACGAACGAGGTTGTGAACCACATCTTCAAGATCTGTCAGACACCCATGGGCAGCTCGAACAAGCGGCCGGAGATTTGCATGATTGAGCTGGGTGGCACGGTGGGCGACATGGAATCGCAGCCCTTTGTCGAGGCactgcgccggctgcgctACTCGATTCTGCCAGAGGACTTCTGCCTCCTGCACACAACCTACCTGCCGGTGTTTGGCGGGACGCAGAAAACGAAGCCGACGCAgcacagctgccgcgcgctgctctcgctgGGCCTGCAACCCGACTTTCTCgtgtgccgcagcgagcagcCTCTGGCCGCGGATGTGAAGGCGAAACTGTCAGATCAGTGCGGCGTTCAGAGCAAGGACATCATCGGCGCCCCCGACGTGAACTGCCTCTACCAGATTCCCGTCAAATTTGTCGATCAGGGCTTGATCGATCGCCTCTTGCACAAATTGCGCCTGCGGCCAAACATGCCACCGCCGGACGCCCCGACCTATCAAACCTTCAAGAAGTTCTCGGATATTCTGCAGAACCCGAACAACCAGAAGGTTCGCATTGCCTTTGTCGGCAAGTACGTGACAGGCGGGTCGGATGCGTACTTCTCTGTGCTTCAGTGCTTCGAGCACTGCCAGCTTGCCCTCGGCATCAACGTCGAGGTCTTCTACCTGGAGAGCGAGCAGCTAGAGGGTGAAAACGCCGAGgaggcaaaggcggcgctgctcgagtGCGACGGCATCTTCGTCCCTGGCGGCTTTGGTGTTCGTGGCATCGACGGTAAGGTGAACGCTGTGCGGTTAGCTCGCGAGCACAACATCCCATACTTTGGCGTCTGTCTCGGCATGCAGGTCGCCCTGATCGAGTTTGCCCGCAGCCAGCTCGGCTGGGAGGACGCGAACAGCGAGGAGTTCGACCCCTCCAGCACGCGCCAGGTGGTGCGCATCATGGACGCCGACCGAGAGCGCATGGGTGCCAACATGCACCTTGGCGCACGTGAAGTGCACATTGTGGAGCCGCACTCGCGCATGAGCACCATCTACTCCGGTGCCAAGGTTGTGCtagagcgccaccgccaccgctatGAGGTGCACGGCAAATACCTGAATGATCTCCGCAAGCAGGGCCTCGTCATCTCCGCCGTCTCAGACCCCGACGCCGGGGCGAACCTGCGCGTCGAGGCCATTGAGAATCCGTCGCTCAAGTTCTTCTTTGCCGTGCAGTTTCACCCCGAGTTCGTCTCCACCCCGCTCGACCCCTCGCCGCCGTACTTGGCCTTCTTCGCAGCGGCCGCTGGCAAGGAGGTGAATTGGCCCGCGGagtgcgccgcgcgccgcctgcCCGCCTCGGCCCAATCGAGCTAA
- a CDS encoding chaperone protein DNAJ-like protein → MLAPRSVRWCGGNRSSCSASVRIGPHVCRTGPWIPWQTLLCQRRCFQVIQRGHDRPQESLYNKLGFAKDTEARLVRRSTTELRQALLRRVEELKDPVNDPADKKRLSELKDAYTRLQDDRFRTNYASHYYASNDARLHVLCDGGQVAANFNPEHQQFTYVDHAIDRESTGGGVGGCLPTGKAGGSASSPGAAGRSEVPTAEALGDAFRNATGVGESASGATSSNATAYKAADAAGALNGTDITHLLRVTLEQSLAGCEVEVAMHKNVRCATCRGSGRQQLRTPRKCPQCLGRGSAHMPSATYHIERRCLYCGGEGTVPSPPCRACDGRGVQLHQAVQVPVSVPAGTLSNSLFRLRHQGHDGVRGGHAGDLLVTVLVSEHRYFYRSPERSHELHAMLPLPLSVALLGGRVKVPTLNGFGTVHVPPCVRSDEVLPLDVYGVPDATNRASAAVAAPHVILYHALVMIPRGDVLSGRQKAALQLYEAHHSHPSATAAEAEALGRSHTVGAEASQQQTPASSASTVSREQLMESCAALKSSYKHWFHPD, encoded by the coding sequence ATGCTCGCGCCAAGGAGCGTTCGGTGGTGCGGTggcaaccgcagcagctgtaGCGCGAGTGTCCGCATTGGCCCACATGTGTGCAGGACGGGGCCCTGGATACCTTGGCAGACTCTACTCTGTCAGCGTCGCTGCTTCCAAGTGATCCAACGCGGCCACGACCGGCCACAGGAATCTCTCTATAACAAGCTTGGCTTCGCCAAAGACACGGAGGCGCGTCTtgtgcgccgcagcaccactgagctgcggcaggcactgctgcgacgTGTCGAAGAGCTAAAGGACCCCGTGAACGACCCAGCGGACAAGAAGCGACTGTCAGAGCTGAAGGATGCGTACACCCGCCTGCAGGACGACCGCTTCCGCACGAACTACGCAAGTCATTACTACGCCTCCAACGACGCTAGACTACATGTCCTGTGCGATGGCGGTCAGGTGGCCGCCAACTTCAATCCAGAACACCAGCAGTTCACTTACGTGGACCACGCCATTGACCGCGAaagcaccggcggcggtgttggtggCTGCTTGCCCACGGGAAAGGCTGGCGGCTCAGCTTCGAGCCCTGGGGCCGCCGGCCGCAGCGAGGTACCGACAGCGGAGGCACTCGGCGATGCCTTCCGAAACGccaccggcgtcggcgagAGTGCCAGTGGTGCCACCTCGTCCAACGCCACCGCCTACAAGGCAGCGGACGCAGCAGGGGCGCTGAACGGCACCGACATcacgcacctgctgcgcgtAACCCTCGAGCAGAGTCTAGCAGGCTGTGAAGTGGAGGTGGCGATGCACAAAAACGTTCGCTGCGCCACGTGTCGCGGCTCGggtcggcagcagctgcggacACCGCGGAAGTGCCCGCAATGTCTGGGTCGTGGTTCTGCGCACATGCCAAGCGCCACCTATCACATTGAACGCCGCTGTCTCTACTGCGGTGGCGAGGGGaccgtgccgtcgccgccgtgccgcgcgTGTGATGGCcgcggcgtgcagctccaccaggcggtgcaggtgcCGGTCAGCGTGCCCGCCGGTACCCTGTCCAactccctcttccgccttcGCCACCAGGGACATGACGGGGTGCGTGGTGGCCATGCTGGTGACCTACTTGTCACTGTGCTGGTGAGCGAGCACCGCTATTTCTACCGCAGCCCCGAGAGGAGCCACGAGCTGCATGCgatgctgccactgccgctctCAGTAGCACTACTCGGCGGCCGTGTCAAGGTACCGACGCTGAATGGGTTCGGCACGGTGCATGTGCCGCCGTGTGTGCGAAGCGATGAGGTTCTTCCGCTGGATGTGTATGGGGTACCGGACGCCACGAATcgcgcctcggcggcggtggcagctcCGCACGTAATCCTCTACCATGCCCTAGTGATGATCCCAAGGGGGGATGTGCTGTCTGGACGGCAGAAGGCAGCACTGCAGTTGTACGAGGCGCATCACAGCCATCCGTCGGCCACAGctgcagaggcagaggcctTGGGTCGGTCGCACACCGTTGGTGCTGAAGCCTCGCAACAGCAGACGCCAGCATCATCTGCTAGCACTGTCTCCCGCGAGCAGCTGATGGAAAGTTGCGCCGCCCTCAAATCCTCGTACAAGCACTGGTTCCATCCAGACTGA
- the RPB gene encoding putative RNA polymerase subunit, whose product MSGVPIKTEVKREEGKYGATATTQESKPSIFATQETLADVGREDKEGTLYVCGNCTAQLYFKPDSRLVCPICSHITGASTVFYKIRTEPTTYDTV is encoded by the coding sequence ATGTCTGGTGTTCCCATCAAAACAGAGGTAaagcgggaggagggcaagTACGGGGCCACCGCCACTACGCAGGAGTCGAAGCCCAGCATCTTCGCCACCCAGGAGACCCTCGCCGACGTCGGCCGGGAAGATAAGGAAGGCACCTTATATGTCTGCGGAAACTGCACGGCGCAGCTCTACTTCAAGCCAGACTCGCGTCTCGTGTGCCCCATCTGCTCTCACATCACCGGCGCCTCGACTGTATTCTACAAAATCCGGACAGAGCCCACCACGTACGATACTGTCTGA